A region from the Musa acuminata AAA Group cultivar baxijiao chromosome BXJ1-10, Cavendish_Baxijiao_AAA, whole genome shotgun sequence genome encodes:
- the LOC104000539 gene encoding transcription factor LHW isoform X1 — MGVPLREALRRLCLEFGWSYAVFWRVTGFGSPMHLIWEDGYCDQNPGMPRSKVSELLLKEQGVIKSTDSFLELGCQADDGLGVLVHKIMASQVHVVGDGLVGHAASMGKHQWINQNNLDKFGFVSKGFADMNCQVLAGIQTVVVVPVLPFGVIQLGSTQMVLENIEFVDHVKSLLIKLKCGPRALSSDITQKALQEKSQIYSSPGKLISGCQSTDVCTRVDNIWPITAGGCCSGLTSPPAPKSFTESLSSVSSQLNKKHQSAVREVMSSKQTLKTTDTLGKSPVQSTQDRFCKLDMDRVRQVPPADMGSECQNESSTLNSVLLSDSLKALEEELMLTSALGAIETTNNLPTSLEEAKNSPLNLKSVSSNNSDKFGSVGFLSFGVNGCSNSCANVSAHGIPPVLLQTSYSLRNPGISEVSETDQPFPINKVSHGVSNAGTLKENNDLVEASCILSSGSDTRASCSDLLPEIFQSNLDLVWRDQRCKNVCHEPNVTCPVDNCSNVQYLTEYKPLHTPKNDTLLLPLEFASSCDLFSMLGFGQRTHCSNGSLDDVLEHKDSASSCKLGTHMPKLPTDSDACPVVGSSDQISCSGLFSAADSDQLLDAIVPKVNPKAKQETDDDLSFKASLSKNHSSHYAGSPDHGQVHLSKQSKDGLVGFLPVPVKTEPASSSYGKSSCSFEEVGEYPQNSGLHRSQISARVENIQNVKYEFVSDSDSKKVADLGKLNRKRPRPGESPRPRPKDRQMIQDRIKELREIVPNGSKCSIDALLEKTIKHMLFLQSVTKHGDKLKVTGEPKISNKEGGLLLKDNFDGGATWAFEVGTQPTICPIVVEDLNPPRQMLVEMLCEDRGFFLEIADFIRGLGLTILKGVMEARKNKVWARFAVEANRDMTRMEIFLSLVQLLEPASESVAAPSSAAANINTAPTVFHQTSVPARVV, encoded by the exons ATGGGAGTGCCGCTGAGAGAGGCTCTGAGGCGACTGTGCCTTGAGTTCGGGTGGTCGTACGCGGTTTTCTGGAGGGTCACCGGCTTCGGGAGTCCAAT GCATTTGATCTGGGAAGATGGGTATTGTGACCAGAACCCGGGCATGCCTAGGTCTAAAGTTTCAGAGTTGCTACTTAAGGAACAGGGAGTGATTAAAAGCACTGACTCGTTCTTGGAGTTAGGCTGTCAAGCAGATGATGGACTAGGTGTTCTGGTTCACAAGATTATGGCATCCCAGGTCCATGTTGTTGGAGATGG GTTAGTAGGACATGCAGCTTCAATGGGAAAACATCAGTGGATCAATCAGAATAACCTTGATAAATTTGGCTTCGTATCCAAG GGTTTTGCTGATATGAACTGCCAAGTTTTAGCAGGCATTCAG ACAGTCGTAGTTGTTCCTGTGCTTCCCTTTGGAGTCATACAACTTGGTTCTACCCAAATG GTTCTGGAAAACATCGAGTTTGTTGATCATGTGAAAAGTTTGTTAATAAAGCTAAAGTGTGGACCAAGGGCTCTTTCGTCTGATATCACTCAGAAAGCTTTGCAGGAAAAAAGTCAAATATATTCTTCACCTGGCAAGCTGATTTCTGGTTGCCAATCTACAGATGTTTGCACTAGGGTAGACAACATATGGCCTATCACTGCTGGTGGATGCTGCTCTGGGCTCACCAGTCCTCCTGCTCCAAAATCTTTTACTGAATCCTTATCTTCAGTATCATCACAATTAAATAAAAAACATCAGTCCGCTGTTCGTGAAGTGATGTCAAGCAAACAGACACTGAAAACCACAGATACTTTAGGTAAATCCCCTGTGCAAAGTACTCAGGACAGATTTTGCAAACTAGATATGGACCGTGTCCGGCAGGTACCACCAGCTGATATGGGCTCTGAATGTCAAAATGAGTCTTCTACTTTGAACTCAGTTCTCTTATCTGATAGCTTGAAAGCCCTGGAAGAAGAACTCATGTTAACATCAGCTCTGGGAGCAATAGAAACTACCAACAATTTACCTACTTCACTGGAAGAGGCCAAGAATTCTCCATTAAATCTTAAAAGTGTATCATCCAACAATTCGGATAAATTTGGTAGTGTTGGTTTTCTTTCCTTTGGAGTTAATGGATGCTCAAATTCATGTGCTAATGTATCTGCACATGGGATACCTCCGGTTCTACTCCAAACAAGCTATTCACTCAGAAATCCAGGTATTTCAGAAGTTTCTGAGACTGACCAGCCTTTCCCCATCAACAAAGTTTCTCATGGTGTGTCAAATGCAGGAACACTAAAAGAAAACAATGATTTAGTTGAAGCTTCTTGTATCCTATCATCTGGATCTGATACACGGGCTTCTTGCTCAGACTTGCTTCCTGAaatttttcaaagcaatctagatCTTGTTTGGCGAGATCAAAGATGCAAAAATGTTTGTCATGAGCCAAATGTTACTTGTCCAGTTGATAACTGTAGTAATGTGCAATATTTGACTGAATACAAGCCTCTACATACACCAAAGAATGATACTTTACTGTTGCCTCTGGAATTTGCTTCAAGCTGTGATCTATTTTCTATGTTGGGTTTTGGCCAGAGGACACATTGCTCAAATGGCAGTTTGGATGATGTTTTAGAGCATAAGGACAGTGCAAGTTCTTGCAAACTGGGTACACATATGCCTAAGCTCCCAACAGATTCAGATGCTTGTCCTGTCGTTGGTTCGAGTGATCAGATCTCTTGTTCTGGGCTATTTTCCGCAGCTGACAGTGATCAACTACTGGATGCCATAGTCCCAAAGGTCAACCCAAAAGCCAAGCAGGAGACAGATGATGACCTTTCTTTTAAGGCTTCCTTATCCAAAAATCATAGTTCTCATTATGCTGGATCTCCTGATCATGGCCAAGTACACTTGTCAAAGCAAAGCAAAGATGGACTTGTTGGTTTTCTTCCCGTACCAGTGAAAACTGAGCCTGCAAGCTCAAGTTATGGCAAATCTTCATGTAGCTTTGAGGAAGTTGGAGAATACCCTCAAAATTCTGGGCTTCATAGATCTCAGATCAGCGCAAGGGTTGAAAATATTCAGAATGTTAAATATGAGTTTGTGTCAGATTCAGATAGCAAAAAAGTTGCTGACTTAGGAAAGTTGAATCGTAAGAGGCCTAGACCTGGAGAGAGTCCTAGACCAAGACCCAAAGATCGACAGATGATACAAGACCGTATCAAGGAGCTTCGAGAAATAGTGCCAAACGGCTCAAAG TGTAGCATTGATGCTTTACTGGAAAAGACCATCAAGCATATGCTCTTCTTGCAGAGTGTAACAAAGCATGGTGACAAACTGAAGGTCACTGGCGAACCCAAG ATCAGCAATAAGGAAGGTGGTTTGCTCTTGAAAGACAACTTTGACGGAGGTGCAACATGGGCATTTGAGGTTGGAACTCAACCTACAATCTGTCCCATTGTGGTGGAGGATCTGAACCCACCTCGTCAAATGCTTGTAGAG ATGCTCTGTGAGGATCGGGGTTTCTTTCTGGAGATTGCTGACTTCATCAGGGGATTGGGACTGACCATCTTAAAAGGGGTGATGGAAGCACGGAAAAATAA
- the LOC104000539 gene encoding uncharacterized protein LOC104000539 isoform X2, with the protein MLLEMVGHAASMGKHQWINQNNLDKFGFVSKGFADMNCQVLAGIQTVVVVPVLPFGVIQLGSTQMVLENIEFVDHVKSLLIKLKCGPRALSSDITQKALQEKSQIYSSPGKLISGCQSTDVCTRVDNIWPITAGGCCSGLTSPPAPKSFTESLSSVSSQLNKKHQSAVREVMSSKQTLKTTDTLGKSPVQSTQDRFCKLDMDRVRQVPPADMGSECQNESSTLNSVLLSDSLKALEEELMLTSALGAIETTNNLPTSLEEAKNSPLNLKSVSSNNSDKFGSVGFLSFGVNGCSNSCANVSAHGIPPVLLQTSYSLRNPGISEVSETDQPFPINKVSHGVSNAGTLKENNDLVEASCILSSGSDTRASCSDLLPEIFQSNLDLVWRDQRCKNVCHEPNVTCPVDNCSNVQYLTEYKPLHTPKNDTLLLPLEFASSCDLFSMLGFGQRTHCSNGSLDDVLEHKDSASSCKLGTHMPKLPTDSDACPVVGSSDQISCSGLFSAADSDQLLDAIVPKVNPKAKQETDDDLSFKASLSKNHSSHYAGSPDHGQVHLSKQSKDGLVGFLPVPVKTEPASSSYGKSSCSFEEVGEYPQNSGLHRSQISARVENIQNVKYEFVSDSDSKKVADLGKLNRKRPRPGESPRPRPKDRQMIQDRIKELREIVPNGSKCSIDALLEKTIKHMLFLQSVTKHGDKLKVTGEPKISNKEGGLLLKDNFDGGATWAFEVGTQPTICPIVVEDLNPPRQMLVEMLCEDRGFFLEIADFIRGLGLTILKGVMEARKNKVWARFAVEANRDMTRMEIFLSLVQLLEPASESVAAPSSAAANINTAPTVFHQTSVPARVV; encoded by the exons ATGTTGTTGGAGATGG TAGGACATGCAGCTTCAATGGGAAAACATCAGTGGATCAATCAGAATAACCTTGATAAATTTGGCTTCGTATCCAAG GGTTTTGCTGATATGAACTGCCAAGTTTTAGCAGGCATTCAG ACAGTCGTAGTTGTTCCTGTGCTTCCCTTTGGAGTCATACAACTTGGTTCTACCCAAATG GTTCTGGAAAACATCGAGTTTGTTGATCATGTGAAAAGTTTGTTAATAAAGCTAAAGTGTGGACCAAGGGCTCTTTCGTCTGATATCACTCAGAAAGCTTTGCAGGAAAAAAGTCAAATATATTCTTCACCTGGCAAGCTGATTTCTGGTTGCCAATCTACAGATGTTTGCACTAGGGTAGACAACATATGGCCTATCACTGCTGGTGGATGCTGCTCTGGGCTCACCAGTCCTCCTGCTCCAAAATCTTTTACTGAATCCTTATCTTCAGTATCATCACAATTAAATAAAAAACATCAGTCCGCTGTTCGTGAAGTGATGTCAAGCAAACAGACACTGAAAACCACAGATACTTTAGGTAAATCCCCTGTGCAAAGTACTCAGGACAGATTTTGCAAACTAGATATGGACCGTGTCCGGCAGGTACCACCAGCTGATATGGGCTCTGAATGTCAAAATGAGTCTTCTACTTTGAACTCAGTTCTCTTATCTGATAGCTTGAAAGCCCTGGAAGAAGAACTCATGTTAACATCAGCTCTGGGAGCAATAGAAACTACCAACAATTTACCTACTTCACTGGAAGAGGCCAAGAATTCTCCATTAAATCTTAAAAGTGTATCATCCAACAATTCGGATAAATTTGGTAGTGTTGGTTTTCTTTCCTTTGGAGTTAATGGATGCTCAAATTCATGTGCTAATGTATCTGCACATGGGATACCTCCGGTTCTACTCCAAACAAGCTATTCACTCAGAAATCCAGGTATTTCAGAAGTTTCTGAGACTGACCAGCCTTTCCCCATCAACAAAGTTTCTCATGGTGTGTCAAATGCAGGAACACTAAAAGAAAACAATGATTTAGTTGAAGCTTCTTGTATCCTATCATCTGGATCTGATACACGGGCTTCTTGCTCAGACTTGCTTCCTGAaatttttcaaagcaatctagatCTTGTTTGGCGAGATCAAAGATGCAAAAATGTTTGTCATGAGCCAAATGTTACTTGTCCAGTTGATAACTGTAGTAATGTGCAATATTTGACTGAATACAAGCCTCTACATACACCAAAGAATGATACTTTACTGTTGCCTCTGGAATTTGCTTCAAGCTGTGATCTATTTTCTATGTTGGGTTTTGGCCAGAGGACACATTGCTCAAATGGCAGTTTGGATGATGTTTTAGAGCATAAGGACAGTGCAAGTTCTTGCAAACTGGGTACACATATGCCTAAGCTCCCAACAGATTCAGATGCTTGTCCTGTCGTTGGTTCGAGTGATCAGATCTCTTGTTCTGGGCTATTTTCCGCAGCTGACAGTGATCAACTACTGGATGCCATAGTCCCAAAGGTCAACCCAAAAGCCAAGCAGGAGACAGATGATGACCTTTCTTTTAAGGCTTCCTTATCCAAAAATCATAGTTCTCATTATGCTGGATCTCCTGATCATGGCCAAGTACACTTGTCAAAGCAAAGCAAAGATGGACTTGTTGGTTTTCTTCCCGTACCAGTGAAAACTGAGCCTGCAAGCTCAAGTTATGGCAAATCTTCATGTAGCTTTGAGGAAGTTGGAGAATACCCTCAAAATTCTGGGCTTCATAGATCTCAGATCAGCGCAAGGGTTGAAAATATTCAGAATGTTAAATATGAGTTTGTGTCAGATTCAGATAGCAAAAAAGTTGCTGACTTAGGAAAGTTGAATCGTAAGAGGCCTAGACCTGGAGAGAGTCCTAGACCAAGACCCAAAGATCGACAGATGATACAAGACCGTATCAAGGAGCTTCGAGAAATAGTGCCAAACGGCTCAAAG TGTAGCATTGATGCTTTACTGGAAAAGACCATCAAGCATATGCTCTTCTTGCAGAGTGTAACAAAGCATGGTGACAAACTGAAGGTCACTGGCGAACCCAAG ATCAGCAATAAGGAAGGTGGTTTGCTCTTGAAAGACAACTTTGACGGAGGTGCAACATGGGCATTTGAGGTTGGAACTCAACCTACAATCTGTCCCATTGTGGTGGAGGATCTGAACCCACCTCGTCAAATGCTTGTAGAG ATGCTCTGTGAGGATCGGGGTTTCTTTCTGGAGATTGCTGACTTCATCAGGGGATTGGGACTGACCATCTTAAAAGGGGTGATGGAAGCACGGAAAAATAA